The proteins below are encoded in one region of Manis javanica isolate MJ-LG chromosome 8, MJ_LKY, whole genome shotgun sequence:
- the EID1 gene encoding EP300-interacting inhibitor of differentiation 1, with the protein MSEMNVLSELYEESNDLQMDVMPGENDLPQMEVGSGGREPSPSLSRGGAPPQLEEEGPMEEEAAQPMAEPEGERGLANRASPGEKPGQIAGHDFESEDEGEEFDDWEDDYDYPEEEQLSGAGYRVSAALEEANKMFLRTSRAREAALDGGFQMHYEKTPFDQLAFIEELFSLMVVNRLTEELGCDEIIDRE; encoded by the coding sequence ATGTCGGAGATGAACGTGCTGTCCGAGCTGTACGAAGAGAGCAATGACCTGCAGATGGACGTGATGCCTGGCGAGAATGACCTTCCGCAGATGGAGGTAGGCAGCGGGGGCCGGGAGCCATCCCCGAGCCTCTCCCGCGGCGGGGCCCCGCCACAGCTCGAGGAGGAAGGGCCGATGGAGGAGGAGGCGGCCCAGCCAATGGCGGAGCCGGAGGGCGAACGAGGCCTTGCCAACCGGGCCAGCCCTGGGGAGAAGCCAGGCCAGATCGCGGGCCATGACTTCGAGAGCGAGGACGAGGGCGAGGAATTTGACGACTGGGAGGACGACTACGACTATCCTGAAGAGGAGCAGCTGAGCGGGGCGGGCTACAGAGTATCGGCGGCCCTGGAAGAAGCCAACAAGATGTTCCTGAGAACATCCAGAGCAAGAGAGGCAGCCCTGGATGGGGGGTTTCAGATGCATTATGAGAAGACCCCGTTTGATCAGTTGGCCTTTATCGAAGAGCTTTTTTCACTTATGGTTGTCAATCGTCTGACCGAAGAACTCGGCTGTGATGAGATCATTGACAGAGAGTAG